A stretch of the Acidimicrobiales bacterium genome encodes the following:
- a CDS encoding acyl-CoA dehydrogenase family protein: MDFTLPKDLVDYLAELDDFIEREIKPLEQQDDNIRFFDHRREDARTDWERGGLPNQQWELLLAEARRRADSAGHYRYAFPAEYGGRDGTNLGMAVIREHLATKGLGLHNDLQNEHSIVGNNVGLLLMINYGSEEQKSEWIDDLAAGRRGFAFGITEPNHGSDATYMETNARREGNEWIINGEKTWNTGIHHAGHDLVFARTSGNPGDGRGITGFLVPTDSPGFKIEEFLWTFNMPTDHGRISLTNVRVPHSAILGDEGRGLAVVQHFFNENRIRQAASSLGAAQYCISESVEYARERKPFGKPLAENQGIQFPLVELQTQCEMLRALIHKTAWLMDAEGAFSQSQQVSMCNYWSNRLCCEAADRAMQVHGGLGYSRHKPFEHIYRHHRRYRITEGAEEIQMRRVAGYMFGFMGQREPKGV, translated from the coding sequence ATGGACTTCACCCTGCCGAAGGACCTGGTCGACTACCTGGCCGAGCTCGACGATTTCATCGAGCGGGAGATCAAGCCGCTCGAACAGCAGGATGACAACATCCGCTTCTTCGACCACCGTCGCGAGGACGCCAGGACCGACTGGGAGAGGGGCGGCCTACCTAACCAGCAGTGGGAGCTCCTGCTGGCCGAGGCGCGCCGCCGTGCAGACTCGGCAGGTCACTACCGCTACGCGTTCCCCGCCGAGTACGGCGGACGCGACGGAACCAATCTGGGAATGGCGGTGATCCGCGAGCATCTCGCCACCAAGGGGCTGGGCCTGCACAACGACCTGCAGAATGAGCACTCCATCGTGGGGAACAACGTCGGGCTGCTGCTGATGATCAACTACGGAAGCGAAGAGCAGAAGTCCGAGTGGATCGACGACCTCGCCGCGGGCAGGCGTGGTTTCGCGTTCGGGATCACCGAGCCGAACCACGGTTCGGACGCGACCTACATGGAGACGAACGCCCGGCGCGAAGGCAACGAATGGATCATCAACGGCGAGAAGACGTGGAACACGGGCATACACCACGCCGGCCACGATCTCGTCTTCGCCAGGACGTCCGGCAACCCGGGCGACGGCCGGGGCATCACCGGGTTCCTGGTTCCGACCGATTCGCCCGGGTTCAAGATCGAGGAATTCCTCTGGACGTTCAACATGCCCACCGACCACGGTCGGATTTCCCTGACCAACGTTCGGGTCCCCCACAGCGCGATTCTGGGCGACGAAGGGCGCGGCCTCGCGGTCGTGCAGCACTTCTTCAACGAGAACCGTATCCGCCAAGCGGCGTCGAGCCTCGGCGCGGCGCAGTACTGCATAAGCGAGTCGGTCGAATACGCAAGGGAGCGCAAGCCGTTCGGCAAGCCGCTCGCCGAGAACCAAGGGATCCAGTTCCCGCTCGTCGAGTTACAGACCCAGTGCGAGATGCTGCGGGCCCTGATCCACAAGACCGCGTGGCTTATGGACGCCGAAGGGGCTTTCTCACAGTCCCAGCAGGTTTCGATGTGCAACTACTGGTCCAACCGGCTCTGCTGCGAGGCGGCGGACCGTGCCATGCAGGTCCACGGCGGCCTTGGGTACTCCAGGCACAAGCCGTTCGAGCACATCTACCGCCACCATCGCCGCTACCGCATAACCGAGGGAGCCGAGGAGATCCAGATGCGCAGGGTCGCCGGCTACATGTTCGGCTTCATGGGCCAGAGGGAGCCCAAAGGCGTCTAG
- a CDS encoding acyl-CoA dehydrogenase family protein — MQRTVFDDEHEQFRSSVRAFFEREAVPHLNEWERDGIADRSLFKKAGANGFLAMSAPAEFGGGGVDDFRYNLVIDEEVQYLGLGGAGLGLTLHNDICLPYFLSLANDEQKARWLPGICSGELITAIAMTEPGIGSDLASMSTTAIRDGDHYVVNGAKTFITNGINADLVITAVKTDPTQKHRGMSLLVIERGMPGFDRGRNLEKIGLHSQDTAELFFHDVHVPIENRLGDEGTGFTSLVTNLPQERLSIAIAGVAGARAALDWTIEYCKDRKAFGQPVGNFQNSRFVLAECETEIRIGQSFIDDCVVALNRRELSAEEAAMAKWWCTELQKKVIDRCLQLHGGYGYMMEYPIARAYVDARVTTIYGGTTEIMKEIVGRSLGF; from the coding sequence ATGCAGCGCACCGTCTTCGATGACGAGCACGAGCAGTTCCGCTCGAGCGTCAGAGCCTTCTTCGAGAGAGAGGCCGTTCCGCACCTCAACGAATGGGAACGCGACGGGATCGCCGACCGCTCCCTGTTCAAGAAGGCCGGGGCCAACGGTTTTCTCGCCATGTCCGCGCCGGCGGAATTCGGCGGCGGAGGCGTGGACGATTTCCGATACAACCTGGTGATCGACGAGGAGGTGCAGTACCTGGGCCTCGGAGGCGCGGGCCTGGGGCTCACCTTGCACAACGACATATGCCTCCCCTACTTCCTGAGCCTCGCCAACGACGAGCAGAAAGCCCGTTGGCTGCCCGGCATCTGCTCGGGGGAGCTGATCACAGCCATAGCCATGACCGAGCCGGGGATCGGGTCCGACCTCGCATCCATGTCGACAACGGCGATCCGAGACGGCGACCACTACGTGGTCAACGGGGCGAAGACGTTCATAACCAACGGCATCAACGCAGACCTGGTGATCACAGCGGTCAAGACCGACCCGACCCAGAAACACCGAGGGATGTCGCTGCTGGTCATCGAGCGGGGCATGCCCGGTTTCGACCGCGGCCGCAACTTGGAGAAGATCGGGCTCCACTCCCAGGACACCGCCGAGCTGTTCTTTCACGACGTACATGTGCCGATCGAGAACCGCCTGGGTGACGAGGGCACGGGATTCACGAGCCTGGTCACCAACCTCCCCCAGGAACGGCTGTCGATCGCCATCGCAGGTGTCGCCGGCGCACGTGCAGCACTGGACTGGACGATCGAGTACTGCAAGGACCGCAAGGCGTTCGGTCAGCCGGTCGGCAACTTCCAGAACAGTCGCTTCGTTCTCGCCGAGTGCGAGACGGAGATCCGGATCGGTCAGTCGTTCATCGACGACTGCGTCGTAGCTCTGAACCGACGTGAGCTCTCCGCCGAGGAAGCCGCAATGGCGAAGTGGTGGTGCACCGAGCTGCAGAAGAAGGTCATCGATCGCTGCCTACAGCTCCACGGCGGCTATGGCTACATGATGGAGTACCCCATCGCGCGCGCCTATGTGGATGCCCGCGTCACGACGATCTATGGCGGCACCACGGAGATAATGAAGGAGATCGTCGGCCGTAGCCTCGGCTTCTAG
- a CDS encoding zinc-binding dehydrogenase, translating to MLAAYAARVSSDDPLSALEIGDQPEPVAPVGWTTVSVRAASLNYHDLWSLRGVGLTAEQTPMILGCDAAGVDEDGNEVIVHAVIGDPDAGRGDETLDPKRSLLSERHQGAMAEKVVVPRRNMIPKPAALSFEEAACLPTAWLTAYKMLFSRSRLLPGDTVLIQGAGGGVATAAIVLARSAGYRVWATSRSEEKRSRALEIGAHEVFESGARLPERVDSVMETVGEATFGHSLRSVRPGGTIVVCGATTGLTVAVELPRVFFQQIDILGSTMGSRTELEGVTGFLCATGARPVIDSVIPLSDARDGFARMLAGDVFGKIVFAV from the coding sequence ATGCTCGCCGCCTACGCCGCTCGCGTCTCCTCCGACGACCCCCTGTCCGCCCTCGAGATAGGAGACCAGCCTGAACCGGTCGCTCCGGTCGGCTGGACGACCGTCTCGGTGCGAGCAGCTTCTCTCAACTACCACGACCTTTGGTCGCTCCGGGGGGTCGGTCTCACCGCTGAGCAGACTCCGATGATCCTCGGTTGCGACGCGGCCGGCGTCGACGAGGATGGCAACGAGGTGATCGTGCACGCGGTCATAGGGGATCCCGACGCCGGCAGGGGCGACGAGACCCTCGACCCGAAGCGGTCGCTTCTTTCAGAGCGCCATCAGGGTGCGATGGCCGAGAAGGTCGTCGTCCCCCGCCGCAACATGATCCCCAAGCCCGCGGCCCTCTCGTTCGAAGAGGCTGCCTGCCTGCCGACCGCCTGGTTGACCGCCTACAAGATGCTGTTCAGTCGATCCCGATTGCTGCCGGGCGACACCGTTCTCATCCAGGGCGCCGGCGGCGGGGTAGCCACCGCCGCGATAGTCCTCGCCCGGTCCGCCGGCTACCGCGTGTGGGCCACCAGCCGCAGCGAGGAAAAGAGGTCGAGGGCGCTCGAGATCGGAGCGCACGAGGTGTTCGAGTCGGGTGCCCGGCTGCCTGAACGGGTCGACTCGGTTATGGAGACGGTCGGCGAGGCGACGTTCGGCCACTCTCTAAGGTCGGTCCGACCTGGCGGCACGATCGTCGTGTGCGGCGCCACCACCGGCCTCACCGTGGCGGTCGAACTGCCCAGGGTGTTCTTCCAGCAGATCGACATCCTCGGCTCCACGATGGGCAGCCGGACCGAATTGGAAGGAGTGACCGGCTTCCTGTGCGCCACCGGAGCACGACCGGTCATCGATTCGGTGATACCTCTTTCTGACGCGAGGGACGGTTTCGCCCGGATGCTCGCGGGTGACGTATTCGGCAAGATCGTCTTCGCTGTGTAA
- a CDS encoding OB-fold domain-containing protein: MNRNGGEMGQQVPMVSYLVLGDHPHLVASECTSCGARFFDRRNACASCSGTEFKSFDVSPEGELRTFTIVSYAAPGIPVPFVAGVVDCDGTSVRGNVINTPADAEHVRTGMKVRLATYVVGTDDEGTEAIGFGFEPAE; this comes from the coding sequence ATGAATCGAAACGGAGGGGAGATGGGCCAGCAGGTCCCCATGGTCAGCTACCTGGTGCTCGGTGACCACCCGCACCTGGTCGCGAGCGAATGCACATCCTGCGGAGCTCGTTTCTTTGACCGCAGGAACGCGTGTGCGTCGTGCAGCGGCACGGAGTTCAAGAGCTTCGACGTATCCCCCGAAGGGGAGTTGCGGACGTTCACGATCGTTTCCTACGCGGCCCCGGGGATTCCCGTCCCCTTCGTCGCGGGTGTGGTGGACTGCGACGGCACGAGCGTGCGGGGCAACGTCATCAACACTCCGGCGGACGCTGAGCACGTTCGGACCGGGATGAAGGTCCGGCTCGCGACCTACGTGGTGGGTACCGACGACGAGGGAACTGAAGCGATCGGCTTCGGTTTCGAACCAGCAGAGTAA
- a CDS encoding thiolase family protein — translation MASDDIWILGIHMTKFGKHPDKDPIDLASEAALSAIADADVNMKDIGVLAYGNLVGQTMGQMLQKQIGQTGIPVYNVANACATGATALRTAIMSVKACETDMGLAVGVEKLAGAGLLGGGGRAKKDGNKFEPQGRYGAVVPVDGRIGTETMPGVFAQIGMEYGHQYGGASFELFARISEKNHAHSTLNPLAAYNKKMSLDEIMNDVMIAYPNTRPMCSANCDGAAAAVVVSGAKLKTLSPVQQRRAVKVSASVLTTDPWQEACQVLPDVNTLTRNAAQQAYSQAGVAPEDLDLVELHDCFATAELVHYDNLMLCPPGEAVPFFESGAPWRDGKTPVNVSGGLQSKGHPIAATGIANIWEVCQHLRGEGGPRQIENAKVGLAHVIGLGSACGVHILERAAA, via the coding sequence ATGGCTAGCGACGACATCTGGATTCTCGGGATTCACATGACCAAGTTCGGGAAGCACCCGGACAAGGACCCGATCGACCTCGCTTCCGAGGCCGCGCTCAGCGCAATCGCCGACGCCGACGTGAACATGAAGGACATCGGGGTTCTGGCCTACGGGAACCTGGTCGGCCAGACGATGGGGCAGATGCTCCAGAAGCAGATCGGCCAGACCGGCATACCCGTGTACAACGTGGCGAACGCATGCGCTACCGGTGCCACCGCCCTCCGGACCGCGATCATGTCGGTCAAGGCCTGCGAGACGGACATGGGGCTCGCGGTCGGGGTCGAGAAACTCGCCGGCGCCGGATTGCTGGGCGGCGGCGGACGGGCGAAGAAGGACGGCAACAAGTTCGAGCCGCAAGGCCGGTACGGGGCCGTCGTCCCGGTCGATGGACGAATCGGCACGGAGACGATGCCAGGCGTGTTCGCCCAGATAGGCATGGAATACGGGCATCAATACGGTGGAGCGTCGTTCGAGTTGTTCGCGCGGATCAGCGAGAAGAACCACGCCCACTCGACCCTGAACCCCCTCGCTGCCTACAACAAGAAGATGAGCCTCGACGAGATCATGAACGACGTCATGATCGCTTATCCGAACACCAGGCCGATGTGCTCGGCCAACTGCGACGGCGCCGCGGCCGCGGTGGTCGTGTCGGGAGCGAAGCTGAAGACCCTCTCGCCCGTTCAGCAGCGCCGGGCGGTGAAGGTCAGCGCGTCGGTGCTGACGACCGATCCGTGGCAGGAGGCGTGCCAGGTCCTGCCCGACGTCAACACCCTGACTCGCAACGCCGCCCAACAAGCGTATTCACAAGCGGGAGTCGCGCCGGAGGACCTGGATCTGGTCGAGTTGCACGACTGCTTCGCGACCGCGGAGCTGGTCCACTACGACAACCTCATGCTTTGTCCGCCAGGAGAGGCAGTTCCGTTCTTCGAGTCGGGAGCCCCTTGGCGCGACGGCAAGACACCGGTCAACGTCTCTGGAGGCCTGCAGTCCAAGGGCCACCCCATCGCAGCGACTGGCATCGCCAACATCTGGGAGGTATGCCAGCACCTGCGGGGCGAAGGTGGCCCCAGGCAGATCGAGAACGCCAAGGTCGGCCTGGCCCACGTCATCGGGCTCGGATCCGCCTGTGGGGTGCACATCCTGGAGCGCGCCGCCGCGTAG
- a CDS encoding adenylate/guanylate cyclase domain-containing protein encodes MEPEQLLERALESVAQGTVSGNRRYTGRELAELTGVDLELARRLRRAMGLPDVPEDEPAFFEDDLKALERAKILMDEDGLTQPELLHLTRTLGLAASRMADAVVGFWTDRVLTGLAGGEDADGLLPSPKRVDDLEVVVGYLLRRHLLDSISRRVGDASDSDAGNVVSVGFADLVGFTSLAEQLSDTETAELIERFERLATDIVVGGGGRVVKMIGDEVMFTAEPSMVAEIALRLAETFDSPDVPSVRVGVAVGNVVSQSGDLYGPVVNLASRATMAARPGSVLISPSLAEVVAGDDRYSVSPIRAHKLKGIGTVQLSVLRRRGDNRR; translated from the coding sequence GTGGAACCTGAGCAGCTGCTCGAACGCGCCCTCGAGTCGGTCGCACAAGGAACCGTCTCAGGTAATCGCCGGTACACCGGGAGAGAACTAGCCGAGCTGACAGGCGTCGACCTCGAGCTCGCCCGGCGGCTTCGCCGGGCGATGGGGCTTCCCGACGTCCCAGAGGACGAACCGGCCTTTTTCGAGGACGACCTGAAAGCCCTGGAAAGGGCGAAGATCCTCATGGATGAGGACGGCTTGACGCAGCCGGAGCTCCTGCATCTGACCCGGACGCTCGGTCTGGCGGCCTCGCGCATGGCCGATGCGGTCGTCGGTTTCTGGACCGATCGCGTCTTGACCGGTCTGGCCGGTGGGGAGGATGCCGACGGGCTGTTGCCCTCTCCCAAGCGGGTCGACGACCTCGAGGTGGTGGTGGGCTATCTGTTGCGGCGCCACCTGCTGGACTCGATATCGAGGCGCGTGGGAGACGCTTCCGACAGCGATGCCGGGAACGTCGTGTCGGTGGGATTCGCCGACCTGGTCGGCTTCACATCGTTGGCAGAGCAGCTCAGCGACACCGAAACGGCGGAATTGATCGAGCGGTTCGAGAGGCTCGCTACCGACATCGTCGTCGGCGGCGGCGGCAGGGTGGTGAAGATGATCGGCGACGAGGTGATGTTCACGGCCGAGCCGTCCATGGTCGCCGAGATAGCCCTTCGGCTCGCCGAAACATTCGACTCCCCGGATGTGCCGTCGGTTCGGGTGGGTGTCGCCGTGGGCAACGTCGTGTCGCAGTCGGGCGACCTGTACGGCCCGGTCGTCAACCTCGCTTCGCGGGCGACCATGGCCGCCCGTCCAGGATCGGTGTTGATCTCACCCAGCCTCGCCGAGGTGGTTGCGGGCGACGACCGTTATTCCGTCAGTCCTATCCGGGCCCACAAGCTCAAGGGCATCGGGACGGTGCAATTGAGCGTGCTTCGCCGGCGAGGCGACAATCGTCGCTGA
- a CDS encoding amidase has product MPEPTLESQAARLVSRDVSSAELVGDALERARAVQSKLNPFRMIREEKATAEAAQADRRLSSGERLPLLGVPIAIKDDSDLEGETTEFGCPGDFTPKTADCEAVRRLRAAGAIIIGKTNTPEFGQWPWTESTACGPTRNPWSPDFSPGGSSGGSAVAVATGVVAAAMGSDGAGSVRIPASWTNLVGIKPQRGRISTWPDPEAFNGITCHGPLARNVADVAFLLDVLRGNHPGDLHKPPPPRRPYAEAARTTPPRLRIAFSKKIPFSLVSTKLDPEVELAVASIAERISGLGHEVEEADPAYGLVGISFVPRSTAGVADWCRRVPDEAVLDPRTRANGRMGRLLGGPILRAAKRLERPFAKRIGAVFERFDIVVTPTTAKPAIPIGAFEGLSGWATDQLMAGACPYAWPWNVLGWPAVNIPAGFTSAGLPVGAQLVGPANSEDLLISLAAEVEAVSDWTRQQPVF; this is encoded by the coding sequence ATGCCCGAGCCAACCCTGGAATCCCAAGCCGCCCGCCTCGTGTCGCGGGACGTGAGCAGCGCCGAACTGGTCGGCGACGCGCTCGAGCGTGCGAGGGCAGTGCAGTCCAAGCTCAATCCGTTCAGGATGATCCGGGAGGAAAAAGCCACGGCCGAGGCGGCGCAAGCCGACCGCAGGCTGTCGAGCGGTGAGCGGCTGCCGCTTCTCGGTGTTCCCATCGCCATCAAGGACGACAGTGACCTGGAAGGTGAGACGACCGAGTTCGGTTGTCCCGGCGACTTCACGCCGAAGACGGCCGACTGCGAGGCGGTCCGGAGGCTCCGCGCGGCAGGGGCGATCATCATCGGCAAGACCAACACACCCGAGTTCGGACAGTGGCCGTGGACCGAGAGCACCGCTTGCGGCCCGACCCGCAACCCGTGGAGCCCCGACTTCAGCCCCGGTGGCTCTTCGGGCGGGTCAGCCGTTGCCGTCGCCACGGGAGTCGTCGCGGCCGCAATGGGGTCCGATGGGGCGGGGTCGGTTCGCATCCCCGCGTCGTGGACCAACCTTGTCGGAATCAAGCCGCAGCGCGGCCGGATCTCCACCTGGCCCGACCCTGAGGCGTTCAACGGGATCACGTGCCACGGTCCACTGGCGCGCAACGTCGCGGACGTGGCATTCCTGCTGGACGTGCTCCGGGGCAACCACCCCGGAGACCTCCACAAACCGCCGCCCCCGCGGCGGCCGTACGCCGAGGCGGCCCGGACCACTCCTCCCCGGCTTCGGATCGCCTTCTCCAAGAAGATCCCGTTCAGCCTGGTGTCCACCAAGCTCGACCCGGAGGTGGAGCTTGCAGTCGCTTCCATCGCGGAGCGAATCAGCGGGCTCGGGCACGAGGTCGAGGAGGCTGATCCGGCCTACGGTCTGGTCGGCATCTCGTTCGTGCCCCGCTCTACCGCCGGTGTGGCCGATTGGTGCCGGCGGGTTCCCGACGAGGCCGTCCTCGACCCTCGTACGCGCGCTAACGGCCGGATGGGCCGGCTTCTCGGCGGCCCGATCCTCCGTGCCGCGAAACGGCTCGAACGTCCGTTTGCCAAACGAATCGGAGCCGTGTTCGAGCGGTTCGACATCGTGGTCACTCCTACGACCGCCAAGCCGGCGATTCCCATAGGAGCATTCGAGGGCCTGAGCGGCTGGGCGACGGATCAGCTCATGGCGGGAGCATGCCCCTACGCCTGGCCGTGGAACGTGCTCGGCTGGCCGGCGGTGAACATTCCCGCCGGGTTCACCTCGGCCGGGCTGCCGGTGGGAGCGCAGCTGGTGGGCCCGGCGAACAGCGAAGACCTGCTCATCTCGCTGGCCGCGGAAGTGGAGGCAGTCTCCGATTGGACCCGCCAGCAACCCGTCTTCTGA
- a CDS encoding ABC transporter permease, which translates to MSVAAVSLERWEGLSVKARVWIGISAVIAGYFIALAITGPHGWVHSHAPIGFILVGVVYGSVNALGAMGLILVYRANRFINFAHGAMGSLIGVLAIGLVKVHGLNYWIALPLAVIAGGLLGALIEVSTIRKFANHPRLILLVASVGLAQGLGGLELIGSKREHFTSFTGAFAPPFNISLHIDVYTFHSAEILAVAAVPLVLAFLAWFLLRTNAGIAVRAAAENSDRAQLLGVPVRRLWTIVWTIAGALAVLTYMLSAPFEGVKPGVASNGPTVLVPMLAVAIVARMESLPTAFAAGIALGIMEALVRWNTTGNPALIWPIYMGVIIVALLAQSGRLSRAQEAGTSSWSAIKVLKPIPDELRKLPEVAWARRLLFVAVAAAFVFVPWMWGPSNQLLAGFAIVWAIVAVSLVILTGWSGQISLGQFGIAGVAGVIAGNMVAHWNADFFFVILAAGGVGAAVAILVGLPALRIKGLFLAVTTLSVAVALDQYFLNQSTFPQFIPINGVPRPLLLQRFDLNNNYTMYLVCLGFLGLAILVTKGMRKARAGRVLIGTNDNERAAAAVSVPTTAVKLAGFATAGVIAGIAGALDVYLLQALNPGSFPPVDSITVFGYSVIGGLGSVTGVLLGVLIFKYLESITAFGQYHLAISGAALLWVLLFIPGGFGQVVYDVRDRILRGVANRRNMIVPSLIADKRGAPPEQQEDLLATIAAQGTNGASDGKSTDDTVPLEIHT; encoded by the coding sequence ATGAGCGTCGCGGCGGTAAGCCTCGAGCGCTGGGAGGGGCTGTCGGTCAAGGCGCGGGTGTGGATCGGCATCTCCGCCGTTATCGCCGGCTACTTCATCGCTCTCGCCATCACGGGCCCTCACGGCTGGGTGCACAGCCACGCGCCCATCGGGTTCATCCTCGTCGGCGTCGTCTATGGCTCGGTGAACGCGCTCGGGGCGATGGGTCTGATCCTCGTTTACCGCGCCAACCGGTTCATCAACTTCGCCCATGGAGCGATGGGCAGCCTCATCGGAGTGCTGGCGATCGGACTGGTGAAGGTGCATGGCCTCAACTACTGGATAGCTCTTCCGCTCGCGGTGATCGCCGGCGGGCTGCTCGGCGCACTGATTGAGGTTTCTACCATCCGCAAGTTCGCCAACCATCCGCGGCTTATCCTGCTGGTGGCGAGCGTAGGGTTGGCTCAGGGTTTGGGAGGACTCGAGTTGATCGGGTCCAAGCGCGAGCACTTCACCTCGTTCACCGGAGCGTTCGCCCCACCCTTCAACATCTCGCTGCACATCGATGTCTACACCTTCCATAGCGCCGAGATCCTTGCGGTGGCCGCGGTTCCATTGGTGCTCGCATTCCTGGCCTGGTTCTTGCTCAGGACGAATGCAGGAATCGCCGTCCGGGCGGCCGCCGAGAACAGCGACCGGGCCCAGCTTCTGGGCGTGCCGGTTCGCCGTTTGTGGACGATTGTTTGGACCATCGCGGGTGCTCTTGCGGTCCTGACCTACATGCTCTCGGCCCCATTCGAAGGAGTGAAGCCGGGCGTGGCCAGCAACGGGCCGACCGTACTTGTGCCCATGCTCGCTGTCGCCATCGTCGCCAGGATGGAATCCCTGCCCACCGCGTTCGCGGCAGGTATCGCACTCGGGATAATGGAAGCGCTGGTCCGCTGGAATACGACCGGCAATCCCGCGCTGATCTGGCCGATCTACATGGGCGTCATCATCGTCGCCCTGCTCGCGCAATCCGGTCGTCTGTCAAGGGCGCAGGAAGCGGGAACGTCCTCGTGGTCCGCCATCAAGGTGCTCAAGCCGATTCCTGACGAGTTGCGAAAGCTGCCGGAGGTCGCGTGGGCGCGAAGGCTCCTGTTCGTGGCCGTCGCTGCGGCATTCGTGTTCGTCCCCTGGATGTGGGGCCCGAGCAACCAACTACTGGCCGGATTCGCGATCGTCTGGGCCATCGTCGCGGTGTCGCTGGTGATTCTCACCGGCTGGTCCGGTCAGATCAGCCTCGGCCAGTTCGGCATAGCAGGAGTTGCCGGAGTCATCGCAGGCAACATGGTTGCGCACTGGAACGCCGACTTTTTCTTTGTGATCCTTGCCGCGGGCGGCGTCGGCGCGGCCGTGGCGATACTGGTCGGGCTCCCAGCTCTCCGAATCAAAGGTCTGTTCCTGGCAGTTACGACTCTGTCGGTGGCTGTCGCGCTCGACCAGTACTTCCTCAACCAGTCGACCTTTCCGCAATTCATTCCGATCAACGGGGTGCCCCGTCCACTGTTGTTGCAGAGGTTCGACCTCAACAACAACTACACGATGTACCTGGTGTGCCTGGGCTTCCTGGGACTCGCCATCCTTGTCACCAAGGGCATGCGCAAGGCCCGGGCCGGACGGGTGCTGATCGGCACGAACGACAACGAACGAGCCGCAGCAGCTGTATCCGTGCCGACGACGGCCGTGAAGCTCGCCGGCTTTGCAACGGCCGGAGTCATCGCCGGCATAGCGGGCGCCCTCGACGTGTACCTGCTTCAGGCACTCAACCCGGGAAGCTTCCCGCCGGTGGACAGCATCACCGTGTTCGGCTACTCCGTTATAGGTGGCCTCGGCTCAGTCACCGGAGTTCTCCTCGGGGTGCTGATCTTCAAATATCTCGAGTCGATAACTGCTTTCGGCCAGTACCACTTGGCGATCAGCGGCGCCGCGCTCCTTTGGGTTCTTCTCTTCATTCCGGGTGGCTTCGGGCAGGTTGTCTACGACGTCCGGGACCGGATCCTCCGGGGAGTCGCCAACCGCAGGAACATGATCGTGCCGAGTCTTATCGCCGACAAGCGCGGTGCCCCACCAGAACAGCAGGAAGACCTCTTGGCGACGATCGCTGCGCAAGGAACCAACGGTGCTTCCGACGGGAAGTCAACTGACGATACCGTCCCGCTGGAGATCCACACATGA